CCCCAGAAGGATAGGTGATACTGAAAACCCTAAAGGCGGTATCCGTCATGCGGTGAGAGGGAAAGGGAGCTACGGACCCCGCCGATAAGCAGGCGTTCATGTTTATCTTTTACTGAGAAGTTCTGCTTCCTGGTTTTGATTCTGTTTATCATTTATACTGAAAAGATGCCAAAGGGTGCGACCTGTGTTGTCGGTAATCTGATACTGCTCTTTAAGGCTGCAACTTTCCATGACCTTACTGACCAACTCTTCATTTTCTCTGTCATTTGCCAGCAGTAATGCTTCTGAATCAATTGCAGCTAAGTCACCTTTAGTGATTTTTGTAATCTTTACACCTGCCGCCCACACAGTTTTTAAATTATCGTTGAATGCATAAAGTTTTTTCTGCTTCAACGCTTCATAGTTTCTCAGATCTAGGAGCTTTACAGGAGAGTTCTCCTTCATAAATTTTGATGCAAGGGGTGGGATGCTGTACAGGCTTAGTGCAAATATCAGGCTTATTGAGTATATGTATGTTTTCCATGAATGGTTTATGAAACTTCTTATAAGTATATATATCAAAGATATGTCCGTTACCAGCACCGCAATCATATATGTATGAAATTCTGAAGAAATCATATAATAAACCGCTGACAATGCTGTTGCTGTTGCAATAATAGTTGAGAGGGAAAGATAGATGCAAACCTGTATTTTATCTCTGTATCCTGACATGGTGCTGAGATATTTAAGGTAGTACCCGATTAGGAATGACATTGGAATTGTTGCGGGGAGAAGGTACCTGTCTTTCTTTTCAGGAATTATACTCAGAAGAATTATCATTACCACAGTCCATAGAAAGAGCATTTTATAATTTTTTATATCTCTAATGCGTTTTCTGGCATACGGCACCCAGAGCAAAGGGGTAAACATGAATACCCATATGCCTGACATTGCTGGGAATTTTAGGTAATACCAAATAGGTTGAATATGTTTGTTGAACCATGCATTAGTTTCTTTTCCTGCCACATGGTGAGATAAATCCGGAGCGTGCAGATACAGGTAGATAAACCAAGGCAGAACTATACTGAGGGATACGATTATCATTATCAAAAGAGGTCTTGAGTTGTTTTTATATATGTTTTTTCCGTAAGTTACTGTCATGCTTATTATGAATGGAAGTAAAAGCGCATAAAAAGCGACAGGGCCTTTGCTCATCCACGAAAGCCCCATAAGAACGCCTGATGCAGCAAAACAGCAGTATTTGCCGTTTTCGGACGTAAAGCCCTTATGGAGCATCCATATTGCTCCAACCATAAAGCTGTGACAGAAGATGTCCCACGTCCCTTTTCTCGCCATGTACATAAACATATAGCTTGTAGATAGTGCTATTGCAGCATATGAGGCAGTTTCTCTGTCTTTTGTTACTGCTTTAGCAAATGAGTAAAACGAAAATATTAAAAACAGTGCTGCTAGACCTGCGGGGAATCTGTTTGCCGTGAGGTTGGTGTCAGATTTGACCGCCATCATAGCCAGAGCTGTTGCCCATGTGGGGAGTGGCGGTTTGGCTATACGTATTTCACCGTTCATAGTGGGGATCAACCAGTGGTTATCTTGTACCATCTCTCTGGCTGTGACAAAGTTTCTTGCCTCCATCAGACCAACGTGCATAAGCTGACTGTTAACAAATATACCGCTGAATATTAAGAATATCAGTCCTGCTCCGTATATGTATTTACTGTGTTTGAATTGTATTTTAGCTTTCATGCCATGGAGCTTACTCCGGCATTAATGAAGAACTTATGAAGATGAAATCTGAACGCAGATACAACTTGTTGTGATTCTAACTGTCGGAATATATAATATGTTTGAACACAATAGAGTTCGCGAAAGGATTTACAGCATTTATGAAAATATTAATTGTGGATGATGAAGTTCAGCTTGTTGATGAACTGAAGTCGATACTTGAAAAAAGTAAATATTCCGTTGATACTGCCGTATCTGGTGATTCTGGTCTGGATAAGATTTTTGACAATGAGTACAGCCTCATTATACTGGATGTTATGCTGCCTGTTATGGACGGTTTCTGTATACTGGAGGCTGTTAGAGAAGCATCGATAACTACGCCTGTGCTTATGCTGACAGCGAAATCTGATGTCAGCGACAGGATAAAAGGGCTGGACAAAGGATCAGATGATTATCTGGTTAAGCCGTTTGCCGTATCCGAACTTCTCGCAAGGGTGCGTGCTCTGCTCAGAAGAGACAATCTCGACAAAAATCCCTTTCTGAAGGTTGCAGACATTGTTTTGAACACGGTCTCATGTGATGTGGTTAAAGACGGACATCCACTAAAGCTGACGAGAAAAGAGTATATGGTTTTTGAATATCTTCTGTACAACAAAAACAGAGTAGTAACCAAAGCAGCGCTCGCGGGGCATGTGTGGGGAGATGAGTTTGACGAGTTTAATGCCTCTAATTTTATTGACGTTCATATTAAAAATCTCAGAAAAAAGATAGGTGATGAAAACCATCTGATTATACGCACTAAGAGGGGAATAGGGTATATTATTAATGATCAGAATGAAAATTAGAAACAGAATAATCTCTTATGTTTTTGCTTCCTGTGCCGTTGTTGTGGCTATTTTTTCATTCACCGTTTATTACGAAATGCGAGAACTTCTGATGATGAATCTTGATTCAGAAATCAGGCATATCAGAAATACATTGCAAGATGAAATTGAAAGTTCGGACAGGTCGTTAGCAGACATCTTGTCTGATGACGAATATTCATATTTTTTAATATGGGTTGATGGGGGAGGTTCTGTGCAGGTGTCTCCCGCTGCTGCAGGTGTCGAAAAACCGTCCAGTGAGAAAACAAGATTTCTTAAAAAAATGGTTTTTAATAACAACCCTAAGGTTATTTCTGAATATTACAGGTTTAACAGAAAAGTTCTCTCTATCAAAGGTGCTGATTATGAGGTTCTGACCGGTATTCCTATTAAAAAAATCGAAGAGGAGCTGGGCGAAATTATCCGTACTTTTTTTATTGCAGCATTTTTGTCTTTGCTGTTTATCGGCGGGGCAGGGGTGCTTATTTCTAACTCAATACTTAGGCCGGTCAAAAATATTATTAAATCAAGCAACATAATAAACAGTAAAAATCTTAGCCTCCGGATTGATAACCCTGATACGAACGATGAAATAGACGAGCTTATCACTACCCTGAACAAATTATTTGAGAGGCTTGAAAGGGCGTTTGAGATGCAGAGCGAGTTTATTGCAAATATCTCCCATGAAATAAAAACCCCTCTTGCTGTCATAGGTGTTTTGACTGATGAAGAACTTCAGTCAGAGTCACTCACTGATGGGGAGCTTGAGTACCTGAACAAAATTAATTACAACCTGAGCAGAATCAATAAGCTTACCAGAGACCTGATCAATCTAAGTTATATAGAGACAAAAGATGTTGAACTTTCAGAAAAAGTTGATTTTGTGCCTGCCATAAATGAGATTTTAGATAATTTTTCTGAAATGATCGCAGATAAGAACCTGAATATCTCATGTTCTTTTGAAGATGTGTTAATAACAGGTAACAGCAGATTAATATACAGCGCCATCTCAAACCTGATCCATAATGCAGTTAAATATAACGTTCGAGACGGCTATATTGACATAAGAACTAAAGCCTCTGGTGGTAAAGTAGAATTTGTCATTTCAAACTCTTGTGTTCATGTGTCTGATGAAAACATTAACAGGCTTTTTGACCGTTTCTATCGTGTGGAAAAGTCAAGATCCCGTGAGTATGGCGGAGCTGGGTTGGGACTGTCGATAGTCAAAGAGATTGTGCTTAGGCATGGTGGCACGGTTTATGCCGACAGACATGGTGATACCGGGATAAGCTTTACCTTGATTCTTTAAGTTTCTTTGCTAATTA
This window of the Denitrovibrio acetiphilus DSM 12809 genome carries:
- a CDS encoding ArnT family glycosyltransferase, with product MKAKIQFKHSKYIYGAGLIFLIFSGIFVNSQLMHVGLMEARNFVTAREMVQDNHWLIPTMNGEIRIAKPPLPTWATALAMMAVKSDTNLTANRFPAGLAALFLIFSFYSFAKAVTKDRETASYAAIALSTSYMFMYMARKGTWDIFCHSFMVGAIWMLHKGFTSENGKYCCFAASGVLMGLSWMSKGPVAFYALLLPFIISMTVTYGKNIYKNNSRPLLIMIIVSLSIVLPWFIYLYLHAPDLSHHVAGKETNAWFNKHIQPIWYYLKFPAMSGIWVFMFTPLLWVPYARKRIRDIKNYKMLFLWTVVMIILLSIIPEKKDRYLLPATIPMSFLIGYYLKYLSTMSGYRDKIQVCIYLSLSTIIATATALSAVYYMISSEFHTYMIAVLVTDISLIYILIRSFINHSWKTYIYSISLIFALSLYSIPPLASKFMKENSPVKLLDLRNYEALKQKKLYAFNDNLKTVWAAGVKITKITKGDLAAIDSEALLLANDRENEELVSKVMESCSLKEQYQITDNTGRTLWHLFSINDKQNQNQEAELLSKR
- a CDS encoding response regulator transcription factor, giving the protein MKILIVDDEVQLVDELKSILEKSKYSVDTAVSGDSGLDKIFDNEYSLIILDVMLPVMDGFCILEAVREASITTPVLMLTAKSDVSDRIKGLDKGSDDYLVKPFAVSELLARVRALLRRDNLDKNPFLKVADIVLNTVSCDVVKDGHPLKLTRKEYMVFEYLLYNKNRVVTKAALAGHVWGDEFDEFNASNFIDVHIKNLRKKIGDENHLIIRTKRGIGYIINDQNEN
- a CDS encoding sensor histidine kinase, coding for MKIRNRIISYVFASCAVVVAIFSFTVYYEMRELLMMNLDSEIRHIRNTLQDEIESSDRSLADILSDDEYSYFLIWVDGGGSVQVSPAAAGVEKPSSEKTRFLKKMVFNNNPKVISEYYRFNRKVLSIKGADYEVLTGIPIKKIEEELGEIIRTFFIAAFLSLLFIGGAGVLISNSILRPVKNIIKSSNIINSKNLSLRIDNPDTNDEIDELITTLNKLFERLERAFEMQSEFIANISHEIKTPLAVIGVLTDEELQSESLTDGELEYLNKINYNLSRINKLTRDLINLSYIETKDVELSEKVDFVPAINEILDNFSEMIADKNLNISCSFEDVLITGNSRLIYSAISNLIHNAVKYNVRDGYIDIRTKASGGKVEFVISNSCVHVSDENINRLFDRFYRVEKSRSREYGGAGLGLSIVKEIVLRHGGTVYADRHGDTGISFTLIL